The Sulfurospirillum diekertiae genomic sequence CACCAATACTTCCTTTGAAGCAAAATGTGTCAGTGTGATTCAAAATGAGCTCTCTACACTTCAAACAACTCACACAAAAGAGGCACTCTATGCCACTGGTGGTATTTTTTGGGCAACTGCCTATTTGAAAACCAATGGTCAGTTAGAGCCGTTTGTTCGTTTAGAAAAAGCAGATTTTGAGAAAGTTATTGCTCTCTTTTCGCACGAAGAACAAAAAGAGTGTCATGATGATAGTGCACAATGCTTTTTACGAGGGTATTATGGGGCAAAAAATTTAGTCGCAGGCGCTTTATTGGCAAAAGAGACGATTGATGCAATGCAGTTTTTTGATCAAAAAGTCTATTTTGCTAAAGACGGTGCATGGGTAATTGGGTGGCTTTTAGTGCACACCAAATAAGCTCACACTACTTTTTTTAAAAAAGCGCTTCCACATTTAGGACAATTTCCATCCCACTCTAATAAATGATGCCCATGACACTTCTGACAACTGGGTTTATGCAAAAGTTTTGGAACAAGAGAGGATGGATTGTGCGTATGCTTTTTAAAAGCAAATTGTTTTACATGTAACCATAAAACTTTAAATGCTTGAATCAAAAATCGTTTGGGATGTGGCTTTTCTTGGAGATGTCTGCAATCAAGACAGACCATCCATTTTTTCTGCAAACGAATATGTCGATGCGTTCGTGCGAGTGTAATATGCTCTGTTTCGTAACTACAAAGAGGGCATAAGAGATAATGCTTGGCTTCCATAAAGTATCCTTTACAAACGATCCCTGCTTTTGCGATATAGTGTATCACATATTAACTCAAGCATTTTAAGTTCCAGATTAATTTTAACTCAAATGGAAATTTGCCGATATAGAGTTAGCTCTTAATAAGGAGTAAATAATGGACGCACTCAATAGTAGCATCCCGTCAAGCACAGAAATTTATGCAATGAAGCAAGCAATGAAGGTTCAAGAACAGATGGTTTCAAAAATGTTGGAATCTCTGCCTCAACCAACAGACACTGCATCAGCGCAAGTCTCTGGGCTGGCATCAGAGGGTATTGGGTCAAACCTTGATCTCAAGGCATAACCCACAAGAGATAACCCTTTTGGGTTATCTCATCTCTTTACATGTAAAGCAGTGGTTTTTCACCCAAAGGCAAAATTTCCGCGATAATAGCGCTGTACGTTAACCCTTCATCCTGAAGATGTTTCAGAAGTTTTGGGGCATCGTTTTGAGACACTGCCATCAAAAGTCCACCTGAGGTTTGCGCATCGTATAAAATAATCTCATCTTTATGCGGTACTTTGGCGTGAACTTTAGAGCTTAAATAACTCTTGTTCGTATATGCACCTGCAGGAATAATCCCCATATCAGCAAGTGCTCTGGCTTCATCTAAAATCGGAATATTTTTCATCTCAAACGCGATGGTAACACGGTTAAAACTCATCTCATACCCATGCCCAAAAAGTCCAAATCCCGTCACATCGGTACAGGCACTCACATCGTATTGGCGCATAATGCGTGAAGCTTTATGGTTGAGCGTTGATAAGATGGAAGCGACCTTTTCAACAACACTCTTTTCTAGCATATCCGCTTTAATCGCCGTTGTTAAGATGCCCATCCCCAAAGGTTTGGTCAAAATCAGCATGTCCCCAATGCGTGGTGTATTGTTGCGGTAAATTTTCTTTGGATGCACAAAACCCGTCACGCTCATACCATAGGTCATTTCAGGCGCTTCGATGGTATGTCCGCCGATGATGATGCCGCCACACTCGACAACTTTACTCTGCCCGCCTTCTAAAATCTCTTTTAAGATCGAGCGGGGTTGATGACACCCATCAAATCCGACAATGTTCATCGCCGTAGCCACTTCGCCACCCATGGCAAAAACATCGCTCAAAGAATTTGCCGCTGCAATCTGTCCGTACACATAAGGGTCATCCACCACAGGCGTGATAATGTCGACGGTTTGCACGAGTGCGCGTTCTTCATCGAGATAATAAACACTCGCATCGTCGCTGGTATCCATTCCGACCAAAACATTCTCATGCGTGCAGGAAAGCCCTCCCAACGCTTCTGTGAGGTCTCCCGGA encodes the following:
- the selD gene encoding selenide, water dikinase SelD, producing MNNEAKLTKYVKAAGCAAKLGPGDLTEALGGLSCTHENVLVGMDTSDDASVYYLDEERALVQTVDIITPVVDDPYVYGQIAAANSLSDVFAMGGEVATAMNIVGFDGCHQPRSILKEILEGGQSKVVECGGIIIGGHTIEAPEMTYGMSVTGFVHPKKIYRNNTPRIGDMLILTKPLGMGILTTAIKADMLEKSVVEKVASILSTLNHKASRIMRQYDVSACTDVTGFGLFGHGYEMSFNRVTIAFEMKNIPILDEARALADMGIIPAGAYTNKSYLSSKVHAKVPHKDEIILYDAQTSGGLLMAVSQNDAPKLLKHLQDEGLTYSAIIAEILPLGEKPLLYM